One window of the Pseudofrankia sp. DC12 genome contains the following:
- a CDS encoding transposase, with translation MRGKAHRLGLFSVAGRLAHHARQTVLRLAAHHPPDPLTVEAMTTLRALPAPG, from the coding sequence GTGCGGGGAAAGGCCCACAGGCTCGGCCTGTTCTCGGTCGCGGGCCGGCTCGCCCACCACGCCCGACAAACCGTGCTGCGCCTGGCCGCACATCACCCCCCGGACCCACTGACCGTCGAGGCGATGACGACGCTGCGCGCACTGCCCGCCCCCGGATAA
- a CDS encoding protein kinase, with amino-acid sequence MGAGIGYGGMVEVYHGRDVRMGRDTAIKVLRSDHARDPNFLKRFEREARSAAHLHHPAIVHVFDMGEGVINGSTLPYMVMEFIEGRTLREALQREGPFDERRAMEITSDICAALDHSHSRGIFHRGIRPAKVMLAPDGGVKIIGFGSTISVTMAGARGVPSIAPYISPEQACGGRSDARSDVYSVGALFHELITGEPPFRGDSPVAVAYQHVRKIPGPPSRLNPRVSAAADAITLKALENEPDDRYSTAGAMRDDLEAALVGRRVGAQTTGARPLADGSMTGAQIAGSPGSGYGNEYEPGSNAYQYARPDWGETNDTYEFDHLADAVEQDDHGGPLRAESVLDRRYRLIGVLSSHGPVTLWRGDDTVLTRPVAVLVVEHVHDDPARRKAGHSLLAAAVASGRLVHPGAASTYDASVTDTENGEVSYVITEWADGRTLRQLTQEGPLRPEQAAAVVLGAARVIAAAHERGLRHGGLRPSDVIVSIDGIVKVIDLEIGAVLASLDGTGPASVSGPEVQAADVRALGGLLYATLTGRWPLPGDAGLPPAPYGTFGRLQSPRQLNHEVPRDLDAATIAALGGEEAGTEPITTAAELISELEAALDYRPRRAQTIRRPQAPWRAADGHPGSAGW; translated from the coding sequence TTGGGAGCTGGAATCGGCTATGGCGGCATGGTCGAGGTCTACCACGGCCGCGATGTCCGGATGGGCCGGGACACAGCCATCAAGGTGCTGCGCTCGGACCACGCCCGTGACCCTAACTTCCTGAAGCGCTTCGAGCGGGAAGCCCGGTCCGCTGCCCACCTGCACCACCCGGCGATCGTGCACGTATTCGACATGGGCGAGGGTGTGATCAACGGAAGCACCCTGCCCTACATGGTCATGGAGTTCATCGAGGGCCGGACTTTACGCGAGGCGCTCCAGCGGGAAGGGCCGTTCGATGAGCGGCGCGCGATGGAGATTACGTCTGACATCTGCGCCGCACTAGACCACAGCCATAGCAGGGGCATCTTTCACCGGGGCATCAGGCCCGCGAAGGTCATGCTCGCCCCGGACGGCGGGGTCAAGATTATAGGCTTTGGCAGCACCATATCGGTGACGATGGCCGGCGCCCGAGGCGTTCCGAGCATCGCCCCGTACATTTCCCCCGAGCAAGCCTGCGGGGGCAGATCCGACGCCCGCAGCGACGTCTATTCTGTCGGTGCGTTGTTCCACGAGCTGATCACCGGAGAGCCGCCCTTCCGCGGCGACAGCCCGGTCGCGGTCGCCTACCAGCACGTCCGGAAGATCCCCGGCCCGCCGTCGCGGCTCAATCCGAGGGTCTCCGCCGCCGCCGATGCGATCACGCTCAAGGCGTTGGAGAATGAGCCGGATGACCGGTACTCCACTGCCGGGGCGATGCGTGATGACCTGGAAGCGGCGCTCGTCGGCCGCCGGGTAGGCGCCCAGACGACCGGGGCCCGCCCGCTCGCCGACGGCTCGATGACCGGCGCACAAATCGCCGGGTCGCCTGGCAGCGGGTACGGGAACGAATATGAGCCCGGTAGCAACGCCTACCAGTACGCCCGCCCCGACTGGGGCGAAACCAACGACACCTACGAGTTCGACCACCTCGCCGACGCCGTCGAACAAGACGACCACGGTGGCCCGCTGCGCGCGGAGTCGGTCCTCGATCGCCGCTACCGCCTCATCGGGGTTCTGTCGTCTCACGGCCCGGTCACGCTGTGGCGCGGTGACGACACCGTTCTGACCCGGCCCGTCGCGGTCCTGGTCGTCGAGCACGTCCACGACGATCCCGCCCGTCGCAAGGCCGGCCACTCGCTGCTGGCGGCGGCGGTCGCCTCCGGCCGGCTCGTGCACCCGGGTGCCGCGTCCACCTACGATGCGAGCGTCACGGACACCGAGAACGGCGAGGTCTCCTACGTCATCACCGAGTGGGCCGACGGCCGCACGCTGCGCCAGCTCACCCAGGAGGGCCCGCTGCGTCCGGAGCAGGCGGCCGCCGTCGTCCTCGGCGCCGCGCGGGTCATCGCCGCGGCGCACGAGCGCGGCCTGCGGCACGGCGGCCTGCGCCCCAGCGACGTCATCGTCTCTATCGACGGCATCGTCAAGGTGATCGACCTCGAGATCGGCGCCGTACTCGCTAGCCTCGATGGCACCGGGCCGGCCTCCGTCTCCGGGCCTGAGGTTCAGGCTGCGGACGTCCGCGCGCTCGGTGGCCTGCTCTACGCGACCCTTACCGGCCGCTGGCCGTTGCCAGGAGACGCCGGGCTGCCACCGGCGCCCTACGGGACGTTCGGACGACTGCAGAGCCCGCGTCAGCTCAACCACGAGGTGCCCCGGGACCTCGACGCCGCCACCATAGCTGCGCTCGGCGGCGAGGAGGCGGGAACCGAGCCGATCACCACCGCCGCCGAGCTGATCTCCGAACTGGAAGCGGCGCTAGATTACCGCCCACGACGAGCACAGACCATCCGGCGACCGCAAGCACCTTGGCGCGCCGCGGATGGGCACCCGGGTAGCGCCGGCTGGTGA
- the istA gene encoding IS21 family transposase, with translation MLKVEDWAEIRRLHRAEQVPIKEIARRLGVARNTVRRALASDGPPRYERAARGSVVDPFEPQIRALLVEWPRMPAPVVAARIGWTYSLSPLKRRLAVIRPEYVGIDPVDRVVYEPGQVAQCDLWFPPVPVPVAPGRERVAPVLVMALGFSRFLAATMIPSRQAGDILAGMWLLISGIGRVTKTLVWDREAAIGGGGRPTAPAAAFAGTLATRIRLAPPRDPEFKGVVERANGYLETSFLPGRGFASPADFNGQLTDWLASANTRTVRSLGARPVDLLETDQAAMLPLPPVAPAVGLASRVRLGRDYYVRVDASDYSVDPRRIGRFVDVIASLDTVTVTCDGQEAARHPRSWAPHAVVTDPAHAAAAKAMRQALAADRQARQSRRHADGHPVALRALPDYDALFGVDFNPTGTENQP, from the coding sequence GTGCTGAAGGTGGAGGACTGGGCGGAGATCCGTAGGTTGCATCGGGCCGAGCAGGTCCCGATCAAGGAGATCGCCCGGCGGCTTGGGGTTGCGCGGAACACGGTCCGTAGGGCGTTGGCGTCGGACGGTCCCCCGAGATACGAGCGGGCGGCGCGGGGGTCGGTGGTCGATCCGTTCGAGCCTCAGATTCGGGCGTTGCTGGTGGAGTGGCCGCGGATGCCGGCGCCGGTGGTCGCTGCGCGGATCGGCTGGACTTACTCGTTGTCGCCGTTGAAGCGGCGTCTGGCGGTGATCCGGCCGGAGTATGTCGGGATCGACCCGGTGGACCGGGTCGTCTACGAGCCGGGGCAGGTCGCGCAGTGTGACCTGTGGTTCCCGCCGGTGCCGGTGCCGGTCGCCCCCGGCCGGGAGCGGGTGGCGCCGGTGCTGGTGATGGCGCTGGGGTTCTCCCGGTTCCTGGCGGCGACGATGATCCCGTCGCGGCAGGCCGGGGACATCCTCGCGGGGATGTGGCTGCTGATCTCCGGGATCGGGCGGGTCACGAAGACGCTGGTCTGGGACCGGGAGGCCGCGATCGGCGGGGGTGGCCGTCCGACCGCGCCGGCGGCGGCGTTCGCGGGCACGCTGGCGACGCGGATCCGGCTCGCGCCGCCGCGGGACCCGGAGTTCAAGGGCGTCGTCGAGCGGGCGAACGGCTATCTGGAGACGTCGTTCCTCCCCGGGCGGGGGTTCGCGTCGCCGGCCGACTTCAACGGCCAGCTGACGGACTGGCTGGCCTCGGCGAACACCCGCACCGTCCGGTCGCTCGGCGCCCGCCCGGTCGACCTGCTCGAAACCGACCAGGCCGCGATGCTGCCGCTGCCGCCGGTCGCCCCGGCGGTCGGCCTGGCCAGCCGGGTCCGGCTCGGCCGGGACTACTACGTCCGCGTCGACGCGTCCGACTACTCCGTCGACCCGCGGAGGATCGGCCGGTTCGTCGACGTCATCGCGTCGCTCGACACCGTCACCGTGACCTGCGACGGCCAGGAGGCGGCCCGCCACCCGCGCAGCTGGGCGCCGCACGCAGTCGTCACCGACCCCGCCCACGCGGCGGCCGCGAAGGCGATGCGCCAGGCCCTGGCCGCCGACCGCCAGGCCCGCCAGAGCCGCCGGCACGCCGACGGGCACCCGGTCGCGCTGCGCGCCCTGCCCGACTACGACGCCCTGTTCGGCGTCGACTTCAACCCCACCGGAACGGAGAACCAGCCATGA
- the istB gene encoding IS21-like element helper ATPase IstB → MTSTAPPRDGLPAMIAYLSRVLKTPTIGAFWEQLADQARAENWSHEDYLAALLQRQVADRESKGTVMRIRTAHFPTVKTLEDFNLDHLPSLRRDLLAHLATSTYVAKAENVVLLGPPGIGKTHLAIGLGVKATQAGYSVLFDTASNWITRLSDAHHAGRLDAELTKIRRYKLIIIDEVGYIPFGQDAANLFFQLIASRYEQGSVLVTSNLPFGRWGETFSDDIVAAAMIDRLVHHAEVLTLTGDSYRTRQRRELLTKGRPDQDRP, encoded by the coding sequence ATGACCAGCACCGCCCCGCCCCGCGACGGCCTCCCCGCGATGATCGCCTACCTGTCCCGGGTCCTGAAGACCCCGACGATCGGCGCGTTCTGGGAACAGCTCGCCGACCAAGCCCGCGCCGAGAACTGGTCGCATGAGGACTACCTCGCCGCGCTGCTCCAGCGCCAGGTCGCCGACCGCGAGTCCAAGGGCACCGTCATGCGGATCCGCACCGCCCACTTCCCGACCGTCAAAACGCTGGAGGACTTCAACCTCGACCACCTGCCGTCCCTGCGCCGCGACCTCCTCGCGCACCTCGCGACCTCGACCTACGTCGCGAAGGCCGAGAACGTCGTCCTACTCGGCCCGCCCGGGATCGGCAAGACCCACCTCGCGATCGGCCTCGGCGTCAAGGCCACCCAGGCTGGCTACTCCGTCCTGTTCGACACCGCCTCGAACTGGATCACCCGGCTGTCCGACGCCCACCACGCCGGCCGCCTCGACGCCGAACTCACGAAGATCCGCCGCTACAAGCTCATCATCATCGACGAGGTCGGCTACATCCCCTTCGGCCAGGACGCCGCGAACCTGTTCTTCCAACTCATCGCCTCCCGCTACGAACAGGGCTCCGTCCTGGTCACCTCGAACCTCCCCTTCGGCCGCTGGGGCGAGACGTTCTCCGACGACATCGTCGCCGCCGCGATGATCGACCGGCTCGTCCACCACGCCGAGGTCCTCACCCTCACCGGCGACTCCTACCGCACCCGCCAACGCCGCGAACTCCTCACCAAGGGCCGCCCCGACCAGGACCGCCCGTGA
- a CDS encoding effector-associated domain EAD1-containing protein, which produces MGADAASPASFPVVAADLTLPDRAVAEGLTSGEIAELAGLFYGERVARQLLEAAGLTRADQPAWGPTARTFWTEVSMLLAAGVLADGCRRVITEAHRRFPANQVLGRADRFATRAEAPRPRADMWSSRAADQGVSTVSEI; this is translated from the coding sequence GTGGGCGCAGACGCGGCGTCGCCGGCCAGTTTTCCGGTCGTCGCGGCGGATCTCACGCTGCCGGATCGTGCCGTGGCTGAGGGCCTAACCTCCGGCGAGATCGCGGAGCTGGCGGGCCTGTTCTACGGGGAGCGGGTGGCGCGCCAGTTGCTGGAGGCCGCTGGTTTGACGCGGGCGGATCAGCCGGCCTGGGGGCCGACCGCCCGGACGTTCTGGACTGAGGTCAGCATGCTGCTGGCGGCCGGAGTGCTGGCGGACGGCTGCCGCCGAGTTATCACGGAGGCCCACAGGCGATTCCCTGCGAACCAGGTCCTCGGCCGTGCCGACAGGTTCGCGACGCGAGCCGAGGCTCCACGTCCCAGGGCCGACATGTGGTCATCCCGGGCCGCCGACCAGGGTGTGTCAACGGTTTCTGAAATTTGA
- the queC gene encoding 7-cyano-7-deazaguanine synthase QueC: MVASGGLDSTTLAYHLADGGYGLRLVSVDYGQRHRRELDFAVALAGRLDVPHDVIDLRAVGRLLAGSALTDAAVSVPDGHYTDATMRITVVPNRNALLLDIAVALAVAHGAGAVAFGAHSGDHAIYPDCREEFVQAFEYSARVANEGFVADGFQVLAPFLTWTKAEIVRRGAQLGVPFGDTWSCYRGEVAHCGTCGTCTERREAFVLAGVTDPTDYVER, encoded by the coding sequence GTGGTCGCTTCAGGCGGCCTGGACAGTACGACGCTCGCCTATCACCTGGCAGACGGCGGTTATGGGCTGCGGCTGGTCTCGGTCGACTACGGCCAACGGCATCGTCGCGAGTTGGACTTCGCAGTGGCGCTGGCTGGACGGCTTGATGTGCCGCATGACGTGATCGACCTGCGCGCGGTGGGGCGGCTGCTGGCCGGTAGCGCGCTGACGGACGCTGCGGTCAGCGTCCCGGACGGCCACTACACCGACGCCACGATGCGGATCACTGTCGTGCCGAACCGCAACGCGCTGCTGCTCGACATCGCGGTCGCGCTGGCGGTTGCGCATGGCGCGGGCGCGGTGGCCTTCGGCGCGCACAGCGGTGACCACGCTATCTACCCGGACTGTCGGGAGGAGTTCGTCCAGGCCTTCGAGTATTCGGCGCGGGTCGCGAACGAGGGGTTCGTGGCTGACGGGTTCCAGGTGCTCGCGCCGTTCCTGACCTGGACGAAGGCAGAGATCGTCCGGCGTGGTGCGCAGTTGGGTGTTCCGTTTGGTGACACCTGGTCGTGCTATCGGGGCGAGGTCGCGCACTGCGGCACCTGCGGGACCTGTACCGAGCGGCGGGAAGCGTTCGTGCTCGCGGGGGTCACCGACCCGACTGACTACGTCGAGCGGTGA
- the queD gene encoding 6-carboxytetrahydropterin synthase QueD, with product MFSIGKRFTFDAAHVLHGLPAGHKCGRLHGHTYTVELHLQADGLVDPGFVTDFADLAPLGRYLDEQFDHRLLNDVLAVEPTSEALAAHLFGWCTQHLAPTLACGQIVAVRVSETPSSWAEYRQTST from the coding sequence ATGTTCTCTATCGGGAAGCGGTTCACCTTCGACGCGGCGCATGTGCTGCACGGCCTGCCCGCCGGTCACAAATGCGGCCGGCTGCACGGTCACACCTACACCGTCGAACTGCACCTACAGGCCGACGGCCTGGTCGACCCGGGGTTCGTGACTGACTTCGCCGATCTGGCGCCGTTAGGCCGGTACCTCGATGAGCAGTTCGACCATCGGCTTCTTAACGACGTACTCGCTGTCGAGCCGACGTCGGAGGCATTGGCGGCGCATCTGTTCGGCTGGTGCACGCAGCATCTCGCGCCGACCCTTGCCTGCGGGCAGATTGTCGCGGTCCGGGTGTCGGAGACGCCGTCGAGCTGGGCCGAGTACCGGCAGACCTCGACGTGA
- a CDS encoding 7-carboxy-7-deazaguanine synthase QueE codes for MSATVLRVAETFGPTFQGEGPASGQRALFVRLSGCPLACQWCDTPYTWDRSRFDLAAQSRQVEVAELLGWVRGHACELVVLTGGEPLAQQSALIELARSLTGDGRRVEVETSGIIAPGGDLLAAVARFVVSPKLANSGLPERRRIRPDALRAFAASGRAVFKFVACDPRDLDEVGQLVEDYSLAPVWVMPEGTSEEQIGGGLRALAGPVLARGWHLSSRLHIVLWGDERGR; via the coding sequence GTGAGCGCCACGGTGCTGCGGGTGGCCGAGACGTTCGGTCCGACGTTTCAGGGCGAGGGGCCTGCGAGCGGGCAGCGCGCTCTGTTCGTCCGGCTGTCCGGTTGCCCGCTTGCCTGCCAGTGGTGCGACACGCCGTATACCTGGGATCGGTCTCGGTTTGACCTGGCCGCGCAGAGCCGGCAGGTCGAGGTCGCCGAGCTGCTCGGCTGGGTGCGGGGCCACGCTTGCGAGTTGGTGGTGTTGACGGGCGGCGAGCCTTTGGCCCAGCAGAGCGCGTTGATCGAGCTGGCCCGGTCGCTGACGGGCGATGGCCGTCGGGTCGAGGTCGAGACCAGCGGAATCATCGCCCCAGGCGGCGATCTGCTCGCCGCGGTGGCGCGGTTCGTGGTGTCCCCGAAGCTCGCCAACAGCGGTCTTCCGGAGCGCCGACGCATCCGACCCGACGCGCTGCGCGCGTTCGCGGCGAGCGGGCGGGCGGTGTTCAAGTTCGTTGCCTGCGATCCGAGGGACCTCGACGAGGTGGGGCAGCTTGTCGAGGACTACAGCTTGGCGCCCGTCTGGGTCATGCCGGAGGGCACCTCCGAGGAGCAGATCGGCGGCGGGCTGCGTGCGCTCGCCGGGCCTGTGCTTGCCAGGGGCTGGCATTTGTCCAGCAGGCTGCACATTGTCCTGTGGGGAGACGAACGTGGCCGTTGA
- a CDS encoding reverse transcriptase domain-containing protein, translating to MPLFADEKYLHRAARACMRRRSAPGADRVTWAQYRQGLPERLHALSRRLFDGTWQPGPLRLTSVTAYTGKTFTVAIPTAEDRVVHRALRGAVEPVLEATVLAPWVSGYRPGRNRITALRTASNHLAKGLGFVADLDVARASEGATVDQVVDWVAAHVHDGTFLDRLRTILGGLSDPMIPGSGLAPLLINLRLSRVDARLAHLPVVRFADNYCVFTATQDAAVRAFGAVTEALAAEGLRPHLTKSRVRTAANVEDLFLIAG from the coding sequence ATGCCGCTGTTCGCCGACGAGAAGTATCTTCACCGGGCGGCGCGGGCGTGTATGCGTCGCCGTTCGGCGCCCGGGGCTGACAGGGTCACCTGGGCTCAGTACCGCCAGGGCCTACCCGAGCGGCTGCACGCGTTGAGTCGCCGGCTGTTCGACGGGACGTGGCAACCGGGCCCGCTGCGCCTCACCTCGGTCACGGCCTACACCGGCAAGACCTTCACGGTCGCGATACCGACCGCCGAGGACCGCGTCGTACACCGCGCGCTGCGCGGCGCTGTCGAGCCCGTGTTGGAAGCGACCGTCCTCGCTCCCTGGGTGTCGGGCTACCGGCCTGGGCGCAATCGGATCACCGCGCTGCGGACCGCGAGCAACCATCTCGCCAAGGGCCTGGGGTTCGTCGCGGACCTCGACGTGGCCCGAGCGTCCGAGGGCGCCACGGTGGACCAGGTGGTCGACTGGGTAGCAGCCCATGTCCACGACGGCACTTTCCTCGACCGGCTCCGGACGATCCTTGGCGGCCTTTCCGATCCGATGATCCCGGGCAGCGGCCTCGCCCCGCTCCTGATCAACCTGCGGCTTTCCCGGGTCGACGCCCGCCTCGCGCATCTGCCGGTGGTCCGGTTCGCGGACAACTACTGCGTCTTCACCGCCACGCAGGACGCCGCCGTCCGTGCGTTCGGGGCCGTGACCGAGGCGCTCGCCGCGGAAGGCCTACGCCCGCACCTGACCAAGAGCAGGGTCCGGACGGCCGCGAATGTCGAGGACCTGTTCCTCATCGCCGGGTGA
- a CDS encoding SUMF1/EgtB/PvdO family nonheme iron enzyme, which produces MSLTWRFVEAGTCLFGDRLRPIAVPALWWTATPVTYTDLGSGPGTDIPVTMVDWDGASNLARQLGGRLPRSVEWEWMAAGPGRRRYPWGDHEWAPGKAVLVPAGHEQPQTAGSCPLGATPEGLLDVAGNVWEWTATTVLGGGAVIRGGSYASPPLYAQCTFLNAAPAELRSPGIGFRLVREP; this is translated from the coding sequence GTGTCCCTCACCTGGAGATTCGTGGAAGCGGGCACCTGCCTGTTCGGCGACCGGCTGCGTCCGATTGCCGTGCCCGCGCTGTGGTGGACCGCGACCCCTGTCACCTACACCGATCTGGGGAGCGGTCCCGGAACGGACATCCCGGTCACCATGGTCGACTGGGACGGCGCCTCCAACCTGGCACGCCAGCTTGGGGGCCGGCTTCCGCGGTCGGTCGAGTGGGAGTGGATGGCCGCCGGCCCAGGCCGACGCCGCTATCCGTGGGGCGACCATGAGTGGGCTCCGGGGAAGGCCGTCCTGGTGCCGGCCGGACACGAGCAGCCCCAGACGGCCGGGAGTTGCCCGCTGGGCGCGACGCCCGAGGGGTTGCTGGATGTGGCGGGCAACGTCTGGGAGTGGACCGCCACCACGGTGCTCGGCGGCGGCGCGGTCATCCGCGGTGGCTCGTATGCCTCGCCACCTCTCTACGCGCAGTGCACCTTCCTCAACGCCGCCCCGGCCGAGCTGCGTTCACCCGGCATCGGGTTCCGCCTGGTCCGAGAACCATGA
- a CDS encoding DUF6884 domain-containing protein yields MTTPGQTAPAVIIGCSRRKTSTTVPIPALDLYQGGRIPELRSVLADQPDLRRRVWILSAEHGLIHGGTPLLPYDRRLDAARALELRPQVAHAAGRELAAGGPPREVLIVAEPLYLLALADLPGLLAPGLLHWVEDPVGGWPRAEQILTTWSQPCR; encoded by the coding sequence ATGACGACCCCCGGCCAGACCGCACCCGCAGTGATCATCGGCTGCTCACGGCGCAAGACGTCGACCACCGTCCCGATTCCGGCTCTCGACCTCTACCAGGGCGGCCGGATCCCCGAGCTGCGATCGGTCCTCGCCGACCAGCCCGACCTGCGGCGCCGCGTCTGGATCCTCTCCGCCGAACACGGCCTGATCCACGGTGGCACCCCGCTGCTGCCCTACGACCGGCGCCTCGATGCCGCGCGTGCGCTCGAGCTACGTCCCCAGGTCGCTCACGCGGCCGGCCGTGAACTGGCTGCTGGCGGTCCTCCCAGGGAGGTCCTGATCGTCGCCGAACCGCTCTATCTTCTGGCCCTTGCCGACCTGCCCGGCCTGCTCGCGCCCGGTCTCCTGCACTGGGTCGAGGACCCGGTCGGCGGCTGGCCGCGAGCCGAACAGATCCTCACGACCTGGAGCCAGCCATGCCGCTGA
- a CDS encoding glycosyltransferase family 2 protein, with product MPLTSTLSVRDTLARRDNEYTDALRRFEQRHELDWHAPTPAETSGGAVSVVIPARNVAYCLGQVLDALRAQDTRGPFEVIVVDDASTDATFRVAVGHPLGPTVVRLPSRQGSAAARNAGTALAQADTVLFLDADMVLPPHALADVAARATADLVLVGFRHNVPFTADGDGHAVVPVQAASLAADLRVRWTPPVETVLPYSGITLTAPLDGRPLDATDDLRALGEGRWYYDWDLPRMVVTAVMAAPRAALLDVGGLHAAFGRTGWGCEDTYLGAVLIAAGLRVAPLRQLVGYHLDPPDAPAAWAAKLATWPDTLALYRRLLAQPPPGGQSAEFLRATRELLADCEVLS from the coding sequence ATGCCGCTGACCAGCACCCTCTCCGTCCGGGACACCCTTGCCCGGCGGGACAACGAGTACACCGACGCGCTGCGCCGATTCGAACAGCGCCACGAACTCGACTGGCACGCGCCGACACCCGCCGAGACCAGCGGCGGCGCGGTCTCGGTCGTCATCCCGGCGCGCAACGTCGCCTACTGCCTGGGCCAGGTCCTCGACGCGCTGCGCGCGCAGGACACCCGGGGGCCGTTCGAGGTCATCGTCGTTGATGACGCCTCCACCGACGCGACGTTCCGCGTCGCCGTTGGCCATCCGCTCGGGCCCACGGTCGTGCGGCTGCCGTCGCGGCAGGGCAGCGCCGCCGCCCGCAACGCCGGCACCGCGCTCGCGCAGGCGGACACCGTCCTCTTCCTGGACGCCGACATGGTGCTTCCGCCGCATGCCCTCGCGGACGTCGCTGCCCGTGCGACCGCGGACCTCGTGCTGGTCGGGTTTCGCCACAACGTGCCCTTCACCGCCGACGGCGATGGGCACGCGGTGGTCCCGGTACAGGCCGCAAGCCTGGCCGCGGACCTGCGGGTGCGGTGGACCCCGCCCGTCGAGACGGTCCTGCCCTACTCCGGCATCACGCTGACCGCTCCGCTCGATGGCCGGCCGCTGGATGCCACCGACGACCTGCGCGCTTTGGGCGAGGGCCGGTGGTACTACGACTGGGATCTACCTCGCATGGTCGTCACCGCCGTCATGGCCGCGCCACGCGCCGCGCTCCTGGACGTCGGTGGTTTGCACGCCGCGTTCGGCAGGACGGGCTGGGGCTGCGAGGACACCTACCTGGGCGCGGTACTGATCGCCGCAGGGCTGCGGGTCGCCCCGTTGCGCCAGCTCGTCGGTTACCACCTCGACCCGCCAGACGCCCCCGCAGCGTGGGCGGCGAAGCTCGCCACCTGGCCTGACACCCTCGCGCTCTACCGCCGTCTACTCGCTCAACCGCCACCGGGCGGCCAATCCGCGGAGTTCCTGCGCGCCACCCGCGAGCTGCTGGCGGATTGCGAGGTGCTGTCGTGA
- a CDS encoding radical SAM protein, with protein MNRTVAAAEIGGQTIVYDPLTGQTRLADRPLPAGRRTYDDRELAGWPQIDPASLNSGWPVSLCWSPLVRCNLACPHCLDDKQLPELPAADRARTGQAIASSGVLGVDISGGEPLLLTDLPDLADLLVAGGLAVSVTTNGWQLARRAAALARHVDAVRVSLDGPDPDRHDAMRGRRSFDRALGGIVAARAAGLPVQIQTVIRASLTRRDLQCLVDLAARLGAQGVTFLQMLPLGEGAALTAELVGDAVARALVDSLAVPAGLAVRLRTRAAAGNFTVVRADGQVWRNQPDAAGIGPTDRLHGPTGLALTAPDGSA; from the coding sequence GTGAACCGCACGGTCGCCGCCGCCGAGATCGGCGGGCAGACCATCGTCTACGACCCGCTCACCGGTCAGACCCGACTCGCCGACCGGCCGCTCCCGGCAGGCCGCCGGACTTACGACGACCGCGAGCTCGCCGGCTGGCCGCAGATCGACCCAGCCTCGCTGAACTCGGGCTGGCCGGTCTCGCTGTGCTGGTCGCCGCTGGTGCGTTGCAACCTGGCCTGTCCCCACTGCCTGGACGACAAACAGCTCCCCGAGCTGCCAGCGGCGGACCGTGCCCGCACCGGCCAGGCCATCGCCAGCTCCGGCGTCCTTGGCGTGGACATCTCCGGTGGCGAACCGCTGCTCCTCACCGACCTGCCCGACCTCGCCGATCTCCTCGTCGCCGGCGGCCTGGCGGTCAGTGTCACCACGAACGGCTGGCAGCTGGCGCGCCGCGCCGCAGCCCTGGCCAGGCACGTCGACGCGGTCCGCGTCAGCCTCGACGGGCCGGACCCCGACCGCCACGACGCCATGCGCGGTCGGCGAAGCTTCGACCGGGCCCTCGGCGGCATCGTCGCCGCCCGCGCTGCCGGCCTCCCGGTCCAGATCCAGACGGTGATCCGCGCCAGCCTCACCCGCCGCGACCTGCAGTGCCTTGTCGATCTGGCCGCCCGTCTCGGCGCGCAGGGGGTCACGTTCCTGCAGATGCTGCCGCTCGGCGAGGGCGCCGCGCTGACGGCCGAGCTCGTCGGTGACGCCGTCGCCCGCGCTCTTGTGGACAGCCTCGCCGTCCCCGCCGGTCTGGCCGTCCGGTTGCGGACCCGCGCCGCCGCCGGCAACTTCACGGTCGTTCGCGCCGACGGCCAGGTCTGGCGCAACCAGCCCGACGCCGCCGGCATCGGCCCGACCGACCGCCTGCACGGTCCGACCGGCTTGGCGTTGACGGCACCGGACGGCTCCGCGTGA